Proteins from one Zalophus californianus isolate mZalCal1 chromosome Y, mZalCal1.pri.v2, whole genome shotgun sequence genomic window:
- the LOC118356611 gene encoding ATP-dependent RNA helicase DDX3X-like isoform X1 — protein MSHVAVENTPGLDQQFAGLDLNSSDNQSGGGSTASKGRYIPPHLRNREASKGFYDKDSSGWSCSKDKDVYSSFGSRDSRGKPSYFSDRGSGPRGRFDDRGRSDYDGIGSRGDRTSFGKFERSGHSRWCDKSDEDDWSKPLPPSERLEQELFSGGNTGINFEKYDDIPVEATGNNCPPHIESFSDVEMGEIIMGNIELTRYTRPTPVQKHAIPIIKEKRDLMACAQTGSGKTAAFLLPILSQIYTDGPGEALKAVKENGRYGRRKQYPISLVLAPTRELAVQIYEEARKFSYRSRVRPCVVYGGADIGQQIRDLERGCHLLVATPGRLVDMMERGKIGLDFCKYLVLDEADRMLDMGFEPQIRRIVEQDTMPPKGIRHTMMFSATFPKEIQMLARDFLDEYIFLAVGRVGSTSENITQKVVWVEEADKRSFLLDLLNATGKDSLTLVFVETKKGADSLEDFLYHEGYACTSIHGDRSQRDREEALHQFRSGKSPILVATAVAARGLDISNVKHVINFDLPSDIEEYVHRIGRTGRVGNLGLATSFFNERNINITKDLLDLLVEAKQEVPSWLENMAYEHHYKGSSRGRSKSRFSGGFGARDYRQSSGSSSSSFSSGRASSSRSGGGGHSSSRGFGGGGGYGGFYNSDGYGGNYNSQGVDWWGN, from the exons AAGGGCGCTATATACCTCCTCACTTAAGGAACAGAGAAGCCTCTAAAG GCTTCTATGATAAAGACAGTTCAGGGTGGAGTTGTAGTAAAGATAAGGATGTCTACAGCAGTTTTGGATCCCGAGATTCAAGAGGAAAGCCCAGTTACTTCAGCGATCGTGGAAGTGGACCAAGAGGAAG GTTTGATGATCGTGGACGGAGTGACTATGATGGTATTGGCAGTCGTGGTGACAGGACTAGCTTTGGCAAATTTGAACGCAGTGGACACAGTCGTTGGTGTGACAAATCAGATGAAGATGATTGGTCAAAACCACTGCCACCAAGTGAACGTTTGGAGCA GGAACTCTTTTCTGGAGGAAACACTGGAATAAACTTTGAGAAATATGATGATATACCAGTAGAGGCAACTGGAAATAACTGTCCTCCACATATTGAAAGt TTCAGTGATGTTGAAATGGGAGAAATTATCATGGGGAACATTGAGCTTACTCGTTACACTCGTCCAACTCCGGTGCAGAAACATGCCATTCctattatcaaagagaaaagagacttgATGGCTTGTGCCCAAACGG gatCTGGAAAAACTGCAGCATTTCTGTTGCCCATCTTAAGTCAGATTTATACAGATGGTCCAGGCGAGGCTTTGAAGGCTGTGAAG GAAAATGGAAGATATGGGCGCCGTAAACAATACCCTATCTCCTTAGTTTTAGCCCCAACAAGAGAATTGGCTGTACAGATATATGAGGAAGCCAGAAAA TTTTCATACCGGTCTAGAGTTCGTCCTTGTGTGGTTTATGGTGGTGCTGATATTGGTCAGCAGATTCGAGACTTAGAACGTGGATGTCACTTGTTAGTTGCCACTCCAGGACGTCTAGTGGATATGATGGAAAGAGGAAAGATTGGATTAGATTTCTGCAA ATACTTAGTGTTGGATGAAGCAGATAGGATGCTGGATATGGGGTTTGAACCTCAGATACGACGTATAGTTGAACAAGATACCATGCCACCAAAGGGTATTCGCCACACTATGATGTTCAGTGCTACTTTTCCTAAGGAAATCCAG atGCTTGCTCGTGATTTCTTGGATGAATATATCTTTCTGGCTGTAGGCAGAGTTGGCTCCACCTCTGAGAATATCACACAAAAAGTAGTTTGGGTGGAAGAAGCAGACAAACGGTCATTTCTTCTTGACCTCTTAAATGCAACAG GGAAGGATTCACTGACTTTAGTGTTTGTGGAGACCAAAAAGGGTGCTGATTCTCTGGAGGATTTCTTATACCATGAAGGATATGCTTGTACCAGTATCCATGGTGACCGatcacagagagatagagaggaggCTCTTCACCAGTTCCGCTCGGGAAAAAGCCCTATTTTAGTGGCTACAgct GTGGCAGCAAGAGGACTAGACATTTCAAATGTGAAACATGTTATCAATTTTGATTTGCCAAGCGATATTGAGGAATATGTACATCGGATTGGCCGTACAGGACGTGTAGGAAACCTTG GCCTTGCCACCTCGTTTTTCaatgaaagaaacataaatatCACGAAGGATTTGTTGGATCTGCTCGTTGAAGCTAAACAAGAAGTGCCATCTTGGTTAGAAAATATGGCTTATGAACACCACTACAAGGGTAGCAGTCGTGGACGTTCTAAGAG taGATTCAGTGGAGGATTTGGTGCCAGAGACTATCGACAAAGTAGTGGTTCCAGCAGTTCTAGCTTTAGTAGCGGTCGTGCAAGCAGCAGCCGTAGTGGTGGAGGTGGTCACAGCAGCAGCAGAGGATTTGGTGGAGGAG GTGGCTATGGAGGCTTCTACAATAGTGATGGATATGGAGGAAATTACAACTCCCAGGGGGTTGACTGGTGGGGCAATTGA
- the LOC118356611 gene encoding ATP-dependent RNA helicase DDX3X-like isoform X2, whose amino-acid sequence MSHVAVENTPGLDQQFAGLDLNSSDNQSGGGSTASKGRYIPPHLRNREASKGFYDKDSSGWSCSKDKDVYSSFGSRDSRGKPSYFSDRGSGPRGRFDDRGRSDYDGIGSRGDRTSFGKFERSGHSRWCDKSDEDDWSKPLPPSERLEQELFSGGNTGINFEKYDDIPVEATGNNCPPHIESFSDVEMGEIIMGNIELTRYTRPTPVQKHAIPIIKEKRDLMACAQTGSGKTAAFLLPILSQIYTDGPGEALKAVKENGRYGRRKQYPISLVLAPTRELAVQIYEEARKFSYRSRVRPCVVYGGADIGQQIRDLERGCHLLVATPGRLVDMMERGKIGLDFCKYLVLDEADRMLDMGFEPQIRRIVEQDTMPPKGIRHTMMFSATFPKEIQMLARDFLDEYIFLAVGRVGSTSENITQKVVWVEEADKRSFLLDLLNATGKDSLTLVFVETKKGADSLEDFLYHEGYACTSIHGDRSQRDREEALHQFRSGKSPILVATAVAARGLDISNVKHVINFDLPSDIEEYVHRIGRTGRVGNLGLATSFFNERNINITKDLLDLLVEAKQEVPSWLENMAYEHHYKGSSRGRSKRFSGGFGARDYRQSSGSSSSSFSSGRASSSRSGGGGHSSSRGFGGGGGYGGFYNSDGYGGNYNSQGVDWWGN is encoded by the exons AAGGGCGCTATATACCTCCTCACTTAAGGAACAGAGAAGCCTCTAAAG GCTTCTATGATAAAGACAGTTCAGGGTGGAGTTGTAGTAAAGATAAGGATGTCTACAGCAGTTTTGGATCCCGAGATTCAAGAGGAAAGCCCAGTTACTTCAGCGATCGTGGAAGTGGACCAAGAGGAAG GTTTGATGATCGTGGACGGAGTGACTATGATGGTATTGGCAGTCGTGGTGACAGGACTAGCTTTGGCAAATTTGAACGCAGTGGACACAGTCGTTGGTGTGACAAATCAGATGAAGATGATTGGTCAAAACCACTGCCACCAAGTGAACGTTTGGAGCA GGAACTCTTTTCTGGAGGAAACACTGGAATAAACTTTGAGAAATATGATGATATACCAGTAGAGGCAACTGGAAATAACTGTCCTCCACATATTGAAAGt TTCAGTGATGTTGAAATGGGAGAAATTATCATGGGGAACATTGAGCTTACTCGTTACACTCGTCCAACTCCGGTGCAGAAACATGCCATTCctattatcaaagagaaaagagacttgATGGCTTGTGCCCAAACGG gatCTGGAAAAACTGCAGCATTTCTGTTGCCCATCTTAAGTCAGATTTATACAGATGGTCCAGGCGAGGCTTTGAAGGCTGTGAAG GAAAATGGAAGATATGGGCGCCGTAAACAATACCCTATCTCCTTAGTTTTAGCCCCAACAAGAGAATTGGCTGTACAGATATATGAGGAAGCCAGAAAA TTTTCATACCGGTCTAGAGTTCGTCCTTGTGTGGTTTATGGTGGTGCTGATATTGGTCAGCAGATTCGAGACTTAGAACGTGGATGTCACTTGTTAGTTGCCACTCCAGGACGTCTAGTGGATATGATGGAAAGAGGAAAGATTGGATTAGATTTCTGCAA ATACTTAGTGTTGGATGAAGCAGATAGGATGCTGGATATGGGGTTTGAACCTCAGATACGACGTATAGTTGAACAAGATACCATGCCACCAAAGGGTATTCGCCACACTATGATGTTCAGTGCTACTTTTCCTAAGGAAATCCAG atGCTTGCTCGTGATTTCTTGGATGAATATATCTTTCTGGCTGTAGGCAGAGTTGGCTCCACCTCTGAGAATATCACACAAAAAGTAGTTTGGGTGGAAGAAGCAGACAAACGGTCATTTCTTCTTGACCTCTTAAATGCAACAG GGAAGGATTCACTGACTTTAGTGTTTGTGGAGACCAAAAAGGGTGCTGATTCTCTGGAGGATTTCTTATACCATGAAGGATATGCTTGTACCAGTATCCATGGTGACCGatcacagagagatagagaggaggCTCTTCACCAGTTCCGCTCGGGAAAAAGCCCTATTTTAGTGGCTACAgct GTGGCAGCAAGAGGACTAGACATTTCAAATGTGAAACATGTTATCAATTTTGATTTGCCAAGCGATATTGAGGAATATGTACATCGGATTGGCCGTACAGGACGTGTAGGAAACCTTG GCCTTGCCACCTCGTTTTTCaatgaaagaaacataaatatCACGAAGGATTTGTTGGATCTGCTCGTTGAAGCTAAACAAGAAGTGCCATCTTGGTTAGAAAATATGGCTTATGAACACCACTACAAGGGTAGCAGTCGTGGACGTTCTAAGAG ATTCAGTGGAGGATTTGGTGCCAGAGACTATCGACAAAGTAGTGGTTCCAGCAGTTCTAGCTTTAGTAGCGGTCGTGCAAGCAGCAGCCGTAGTGGTGGAGGTGGTCACAGCAGCAGCAGAGGATTTGGTGGAGGAG GTGGCTATGGAGGCTTCTACAATAGTGATGGATATGGAGGAAATTACAACTCCCAGGGGGTTGACTGGTGGGGCAATTGA